From Rutidosis leptorrhynchoides isolate AG116_Rl617_1_P2 chromosome 3, CSIRO_AGI_Rlap_v1, whole genome shotgun sequence, a single genomic window includes:
- the LOC139901720 gene encoding uncharacterized protein translates to MSGKIVTVGGGIELDLNKKERSGSISKVINHSGEEVWVVVLHLKQKQYASKANGSHFLGCNQMNYQRIVDDGVPTNSDTIVLFENGPKIEEGFATFKFVFWAFSPAIKAFKLCIPIICIDGTHLKCSYRGKLLTVVGKNANNKIILVAFALVDEESNESWVWFLQMLQENFIRNGKLCVISDRHPGKWTVYRDRLRSRWGNTTTNIAESLNNVFHHARMMPIKACIEYTFDYTRQHFYDQSLDARQCNSPLSKNMFNIFNERAKRAQRYKTTCYNEQQGVSKVESTYQRSGEGGTDYTVEFKEKRCPCRIWQHQRLPCSHIISVCSHLNEDINKCISKKYTTPTWREQYSHHFNPLRDASY, encoded by the exons ATGTCAGGAAAAATAGTGACCGTTGGTGGTGGTATTGAGTTAGATTTAAACAAAAAAGAAAGAAGTGGTAGTATCAGTAAAGTAATCAACCATAGTGGCGAGGAGGTGTGGGTGGTTGTGCTCCATCTGAAACAGAAACAGTATGCAAGTAAGGCAAATGGTTCTCACTTCTTGGGTTGTAACCAAATGAACTATCAAAGaattgttgatgatggtg TTCCTACCAATTCAGACACAATTGTTTTGTTTGAAAATGGACCTAAAATTGAAGAAGGTTTCGCCACATTTAAATTTGTATTTTGGGCATTCAGTCCAGCCATTAAAGCATTTAAATTGTGTATTCCGATCATTTGCATCGATGGCACCCATTTGAAATGTAGTTATAGGGGTAAGTTGTTAACAGTGGTTGGCAAGAATGCTAACAATAAAATTATACTCGTTGCCTTTGCACTAGTTGATGAAGAAAGTAACGAAAGTTGGGTTTGGTTTTTACAAATGCTCCAAGAAAATTTTATTAGAAACGGAAAGTTGTGTGTCATCTCTGATCGACATCCAG GCAAGTGGACTGTGTATAGGGACAGACTGAGGAGTCGTTGGGGTAACACAACGACAAATATTGCTGAGTCCCTCAACAATGTGTTTCATCATGCCCGTATGATGCCGATCAAAGCGTGTATTGAATATACATTTGATTACACCAGACAACACTTCTACGATCAAAGTCTAGATGCAAGGCAATGTAATTCACCACTGTCCAAGAACATGTTTAACATATTTAACGAACGGGCAAAAAGAGCTCAAAGATACAAAACAACATGTTATAACGAACAACAAGGCGTGTCCAAGGTTGAATCAACTTATCAAAGAAGTGGTGAAGGTGGCACCGATTACACAGTGGAGTTTAAAGAGAAAAGGTGTCCATGTAGAATTTGGCAACACCAAAGATTACCTTGCTCTCATATCATTTCCGTATGTAGCCATCTAAACGAGGATATAAATAAATGCATCAGTAAAAAGTACACAACTCCTACATGGAGAGAGCAATATAGCCATCATTTTAATCCACTAAGAGACGCGAGCTACTAG